A section of the Arcobacter roscoffensis genome encodes:
- a CDS encoding low molecular weight protein-tyrosine-phosphatase, whose translation MSKVKSIIFVCLGNICRSPIAQGVGQRYAKQNNLDLDVQSAGTGDWHIGEPPCENSIKVCKQNDLDISKQRAQQVTIEDLKNYDLVVGLDDSNITNLKKLGAKDVLKLGDFGFDGQDVPDPYFFEGFEGFDKVYEMIEICVENLIKEKC comes from the coding sequence ATGAGTAAAGTAAAATCAATTATCTTTGTTTGCCTTGGAAATATCTGTAGATCTCCAATAGCTCAAGGAGTAGGACAAAGATACGCAAAACAAAATAATTTAGACCTAGATGTACAAAGTGCAGGAACAGGTGACTGGCATATAGGTGAGCCACCTTGTGAAAACTCTATAAAAGTTTGTAAACAAAATGACCTTGATATCTCAAAACAAAGAGCTCAGCAAGTAACTATTGAAGATTTAAAAAATTATGATTTAGTTGTTGGTTTAGATGATTCAAATATAACAAACCTTAAAAAATTAGGTGCTAAAGATGTACTAAAACTAGGAGATTTTGGCTTTGATGGACAAGATGTACCAGATCCATACTTCTTTGAAGGTTTTGAAGGTTTTGATAAAGTTTATGAAATGATTGAAATTTGTGTAGAAAACCTTATTAAGGAAAAGTGCTAA
- a CDS encoding carbon-nitrogen hydrolase family protein, whose product MNLIALQIKTSEDFQKNLEHLKSLIQKCEENSIILAPEIALSGFCYDRMQEASDFSIKAIEELKSLAKNKTIALTFITKQNNAFYNTLHIFHNQEILHTQSKLKLFPLGNELEHFKAGNKEDIKILDINGLKVATLICFELRFPQLWEKVKGADVVLNPAMWGLKRKDHYETISKSLALVNQCFVIASNSADENMAKGSAIISPFGNVVKDDDKEIIKVSADLDEIKKVRKYINIGLDKNE is encoded by the coding sequence ATGAACTTAATAGCACTTCAAATTAAAACAAGTGAAGATTTTCAGAAAAACTTAGAGCATTTAAAAAGTTTGATTCAAAAGTGTGAAGAAAACTCTATTATTTTAGCCCCTGAGATAGCTCTTAGTGGCTTTTGTTATGATAGGATGCAAGAGGCTTCTGATTTTAGTATAAAGGCTATAGAAGAGCTAAAAAGCCTTGCAAAGAATAAAACTATTGCTTTAACATTTATTACTAAGCAAAATAATGCTTTTTATAATACTTTACATATATTTCATAATCAAGAAATTTTACATACTCAATCAAAATTAAAACTATTTCCTTTAGGAAATGAACTTGAACATTTTAAAGCAGGAAATAAAGAAGATATTAAAATTCTTGATATAAACGGTCTTAAAGTAGCCACTTTAATTTGCTTTGAGCTTAGATTTCCTCAACTTTGGGAAAAAGTTAAAGGTGCTGATGTAGTTTTAAATCCTGCTATGTGGGGACTTAAAAGAAAAGACCACTATGAAACTATCTCTAAATCTCTAGCTCTTGTAAATCAATGTTTTGTAATAGCAAGTAATAGTGCTGATGAAAATATGGCAAAAGGAAGTGCGATTATTTCACCTTTTGGAAATGTAGTAAAAGATGATGATAAAGAGATTATCAAAGTAAGTGCCGATTTAGATGAAATAAAAAAAGTTAGAAAATATATAAATATAGGATTAGATAAAAATGAGTAA